The following proteins come from a genomic window of bacterium:
- the rnhC gene encoding ribonuclease HIII, producing MESKPVTEKRTVNTYTHTKPLSPGETEKLKTVLTEKNFIFSPKPYTVINAKNEGVSVSVYSSGKIVVQGRKTADFVEFILEPLVIKELSFSASFFADNDMAKRIGSDESGKGDFFGPLVVSGVCAYGEEIAEMAKAGVRDSKKIKSEAKIHALEKIIAKNSATETVSISPKRFNQMYMSMKNMNKILAWAHACVIENLIKQTGCKLVVVDKFAPKTTLLQMLKEHGRKARIIQRTKAESDIVVAAASICARAAYLKEMKRLGDKYGVTFPKGGGSDKITDALKTFLSKYGKNELENVAKINFKTSDGFL from the coding sequence GTGGAAAGCAAACCTGTGACAGAAAAAAGAACCGTTAACACTTATACTCATACAAAACCCTTGTCTCCCGGGGAAACAGAGAAATTAAAAACTGTATTGACGGAAAAGAATTTTATCTTTTCGCCGAAACCCTATACAGTGATAAATGCTAAAAATGAAGGGGTGTCGGTTTCAGTTTATAGTTCCGGTAAAATTGTGGTTCAGGGACGGAAAACAGCGGATTTTGTCGAATTTATACTGGAGCCGCTTGTTATAAAAGAACTTTCTTTCAGCGCTTCTTTTTTTGCGGATAATGACATGGCAAAAAGGATAGGTTCCGATGAAAGCGGTAAAGGTGATTTTTTCGGGCCTCTGGTAGTCAGCGGCGTTTGTGCTTACGGAGAAGAGATAGCTGAAATGGCAAAAGCCGGCGTCCGCGATTCGAAGAAAATAAAATCCGAGGCGAAAATCCATGCGCTGGAAAAAATAATTGCGAAAAATTCCGCGACGGAAACCGTTTCAATAAGTCCGAAGCGTTTTAATCAAATGTATATGAGCATGAAAAATATGAACAAAATTCTGGCGTGGGCGCATGCCTGTGTCATAGAGAATCTTATCAAACAGACGGGATGCAAACTTGTTGTGGTTGATAAATTTGCGCCGAAAACGACCCTGCTTCAGATGCTGAAAGAACACGGCCGGAAAGCCAGAATTATCCAGAGGACAAAAGCGGAATCGGATATAGTTGTGGCCGCGGCTTCGATTTGCGCCCGGGCGGCTTATCTAAAGGAGATGAAGCGTCTGGGTGATAAATACGGGGTAACCTTTCCCAAGGGGGGAGGGTCGGATAAAATCACCGATGCGCTGAAGACGTTCCTTTCAAAATACGGTAAAAATGAATTGGAAAATGTCGCAAAGATAAATTTCAAAACTTCCGATGGGTTTCTGTGA
- a CDS encoding ATP-binding protein has translation MKKHCPDTAKLILSGKISELDKLHKFVHKFGVKNKIDGKTLFDIELASDEAITNIIKHGFKGKKGRITMEIARHPGKYTVKITDNAPVFNQSIPTHPNLSSDITKRPIGGLGIYLIHQVMDKVYYSNSGDKNILVFEKTAR, from the coding sequence ATGAAAAAACATTGTCCGGATACAGCAAAACTCATTCTGTCGGGAAAAATCAGCGAGCTGGACAAGCTCCACAAATTCGTACACAAGTTCGGAGTCAAAAACAAAATTGACGGTAAAACATTATTCGATATCGAACTCGCTTCCGACGAGGCAATAACAAATATAATAAAACATGGTTTTAAAGGTAAAAAAGGCAGGATAACCATGGAAATCGCAAGGCATCCCGGTAAATATACCGTAAAAATAACCGATAACGCCCCCGTATTCAACCAGTCAATACCAACACACCCCAATCTTTCCTCGGACATCACCAAAAGGCCTATAGGAGGTTTGGGCATCTACCTGATACATCAGGTCATGGATAAGGTCTATTACTCCAACTCCGGAGATAAGAATATCCTGGTTTTTGAAAAAACGGCCAGATGA
- the lpxD gene encoding UDP-3-O-(3-hydroxymyristoyl)glucosamine N-acyltransferase, translated as MKLDKIATLCNGRLNGKPDTEITSFGNLVNPRKGEIIYIISPDYMEKAEITEAEAIIVPEGTRKSKKPTIEVKNPRVAFALVVELFSPEPKPELSIHNTAVIGKNCDIPKNVHIGPYAVISDNCSIGENSIIESHSFLGKNVKIGSGCRIFPGVTIYYNCILGNNIRIHSGVVIGSDGFGYEKDGGAYRKIPQVGNVVIEDNVELGANVTIDRAALGSTRIKNGTKIDNLVMIAHNVEIGKNTLIISQVGIAGSSKVGDNCILAGQVGVGNYAVIEDNVTVGAQCGIPMKKRLRSNEVYLGSPVRKMKEMAEIFALEGMLPRFFSKFKRLRKDLDEMKDQMETDIREKDKS; from the coding sequence ATGAAATTAGATAAAATCGCAACACTTTGCAATGGAAGACTTAACGGCAAACCCGACACAGAAATAACCTCTTTCGGGAATCTTGTGAATCCGAGAAAAGGCGAAATCATATATATCATTTCGCCCGATTACATGGAAAAAGCCGAAATCACGGAAGCGGAAGCGATAATAGTTCCCGAAGGCACCAGAAAATCAAAAAAACCCACCATAGAAGTTAAAAACCCCAGGGTGGCTTTTGCTTTGGTTGTCGAACTTTTTTCGCCTGAACCGAAACCCGAACTTTCCATTCACAATACAGCCGTTATAGGCAAGAACTGCGATATACCGAAAAATGTCCATATAGGCCCATATGCCGTTATCTCCGATAACTGCTCCATAGGAGAAAATTCCATTATAGAATCCCATTCCTTCCTCGGGAAAAATGTCAAGATAGGCAGTGGCTGCAGAATATTCCCGGGGGTTACCATATATTACAACTGTATTCTGGGCAATAATATCAGGATCCATTCGGGTGTTGTTATAGGAAGCGACGGATTCGGCTATGAGAAAGACGGCGGCGCTTACCGTAAAATACCTCAGGTCGGAAATGTAGTAATTGAAGATAACGTTGAACTCGGCGCAAATGTAACTATAGACAGGGCCGCCCTGGGCTCTACAAGAATCAAAAACGGCACAAAAATCGACAATCTGGTCATGATAGCGCATAATGTCGAAATCGGTAAAAACACCCTGATAATCTCACAGGTCGGGATAGCGGGAAGCTCAAAGGTGGGAGACAACTGTATTCTGGCCGGACAGGTCGGGGTAGGAAACTATGCCGTCATAGAGGATAATGTAACCGTGGGAGCTCAATGCGGAATACCGATGAAAAAAAGGCTCCGTTCAAATGAGGTTTACCTCGGCTCTCCTGTCAGGAAGATGAAAGAAATGGCCGAAATCTTCGCTCTGGAAGGGATGCTTCCCAGATTCTTTTCCAAATTCAAACGGTTGAGAAAAGACCTGGATGAAATGAAGGACCAGATGGAAACGGACATCAGGGAAAAAGACAAGAGTTAA
- a CDS encoding tRNA 4-thiouridine(8) synthase ThiI produces MKKGCIALFSGGLDSVLSALLVRQQGIRVIALRFISPFFEKPASGEIEEILKKNGIRLLKKKVKEHYLDLVANPRFGRGKNMNPCIDCKVYMYEEAARMFGKTGTSFIVTGDVLGQRPMTQSRDTMYMMDKKSFLKGYVLRPLTALNLNPTVPEETGIVDRSKLMGLSGRGRKKQIDLAGHFGIEKIPQPAGGCLLADSNFSRKLRDLIKHREFSLKDVDLIKHGRFYRNKNGSRIIIARNESESLLLWNERGGNMINMKHYDFPGAAAVYIPGKNRDIESAAALLSYFGKGRNLEKVEIVYKIAGKEKRLSATPGRPEKSGFSPV; encoded by the coding sequence TTGAAAAAGGGGTGTATTGCCCTGTTTTCGGGAGGACTGGACAGCGTCCTTTCCGCTTTGCTGGTGAGGCAGCAGGGGATCAGGGTCATAGCTTTGAGGTTTATTTCGCCTTTTTTTGAAAAACCCGCTTCCGGAGAAATTGAAGAGATACTTAAAAAAAACGGGATACGGCTTCTAAAAAAAAAGGTAAAGGAACACTATCTTGATTTGGTCGCAAATCCCCGGTTCGGCAGGGGGAAGAACATGAATCCGTGTATTGACTGTAAAGTCTATATGTATGAAGAGGCTGCGCGTATGTTCGGAAAAACCGGGACATCGTTTATAGTCACGGGGGATGTGTTGGGGCAAAGGCCCATGACACAGAGCAGGGATACAATGTATATGATGGATAAAAAATCTTTTTTAAAAGGGTATGTTCTCCGTCCTTTGACCGCCCTTAATTTAAATCCGACGGTTCCTGAGGAAACGGGAATAGTGGACAGGAGTAAATTGATGGGTTTATCCGGCAGAGGAAGGAAAAAACAAATTGACCTGGCCGGGCATTTTGGTATAGAAAAGATTCCTCAGCCTGCGGGAGGCTGTTTGCTTGCCGATTCGAATTTTTCCAGAAAGCTCAGGGATCTTATAAAACATAGAGAATTTTCCTTAAAAGATGTTGACCTGATTAAACACGGGCGTTTTTACAGGAATAAGAACGGCAGCCGTATTATAATAGCGAGGAACGAAAGCGAAAGCCTGCTGTTATGGAACGAACGCGGGGGCAACATGATTAATATGAAGCATTATGATTTCCCCGGCGCGGCGGCGGTTTATATACCCGGAAAAAACAGGGATATTGAAAGCGCCGCGGCCCTGTTATCTTATTTTGGCAAGGGGAGAAATCTTGAGAAGGTGGAGATAGTGTATAAAATTGCCGGAAAAGAAAAGAGATTGTCCGCAACCCCGGGGAGGCCGGAAAAATCCGGGTTTTCGCCTGTATGA
- the hemW gene encoding radical SAM family heme chaperone HemW codes for MVAGSAGLYIHVPFCKKKCGYCSFYSVCRGENAGAGFVDALKTEFRKYDALCFDTLYIGGGTPTAVSDMDFDNICDFAFQVSGEKTVEANPESLSSTKISILKEHGFNRLSIGLQSPARKDLKFLGRIHSFGDFRKCFIAARSAGFKNINIDLIYGLENQSLKEWLKNLEKITAYEPEHISCYCLSIEKDSGFYESAGENPIRLPCDDITASMFIETHKFLADTGYIHYEISNFAKKAKECAHNINYWKNGQYAGLGPSAWSFIDNIRFRNISDLNGYLASSGAGESCIEEEDRVDARVRFYETICIGLRMKAGVNIENVSNTYDIDFWGCYREIFNKLNEDGFLFMEDGFLKPTLKGMLFHNTIAAEFVLL; via the coding sequence ATGGTTGCGGGCAGCGCGGGTTTATATATTCATGTTCCATTCTGCAAAAAAAAATGCGGATACTGTTCTTTTTACTCCGTTTGCCGCGGGGAAAATGCCGGAGCCGGATTTGTCGATGCCCTTAAAACCGAATTCAGAAAATATGATGCTTTGTGTTTTGATACGCTCTATATAGGAGGCGGTACGCCGACAGCTGTTTCGGATATGGATTTTGACAATATCTGCGATTTTGCTTTTCAGGTTAGCGGGGAGAAAACGGTTGAAGCGAATCCCGAAAGCCTTTCTTCGACTAAAATTTCGATTTTGAAGGAACACGGTTTCAACAGGTTAAGCATCGGATTGCAGTCTCCCGCGCGGAAGGACCTGAAATTCCTCGGCAGGATACATTCATTCGGTGATTTCCGGAAATGTTTCATAGCCGCAAGGTCCGCAGGTTTTAAAAATATCAACATAGATTTAATTTACGGTCTGGAAAACCAGAGTTTAAAAGAGTGGCTGAAGAACCTGGAAAAAATAACAGCATATGAACCTGAGCATATCTCATGTTATTGCCTTTCAATAGAAAAGGATTCCGGTTTTTATGAGTCGGCGGGTGAGAATCCAATAAGACTTCCGTGTGACGATATTACTGCCTCGATGTTTATTGAGACCCATAAATTTTTGGCTGATACAGGTTATATCCATTATGAGATATCTAATTTTGCGAAAAAGGCGAAAGAGTGCGCGCATAATATAAACTACTGGAAAAACGGGCAGTATGCGGGACTCGGGCCGTCAGCGTGGTCTTTTATCGATAATATCAGGTTCAGAAACATATCGGATTTAAACGGTTATCTGGCTTCTTCCGGCGCCGGCGAATCCTGTATCGAAGAGGAAGACAGGGTTGATGCGCGCGTCAGGTTTTATGAAACGATATGTATAGGTCTCAGGATGAAGGCCGGAGTAAACATTGAAAATGTCAGCAATACATATGACATCGATTTCTGGGGATGTTACCGGGAGATATTTAATAAACTGAATGAAGACGGGTTTCTGTTTATGGAAGACGGGTTCTTAAAACCTACGCTGAAAGGTATGCTTTTTCATAATACCATTGCCGCTGAATTCGTCCTGCTGTAG